TCCTTGATTCCCGCCCGGGACGCCTGAACGTTTGTCGTTGCGTTCGTCAGATTCCGGATCGTCCATTCCATCCGGTTCTGAATCGCACCGATCCCACCCTGAATGGCGTTGATCCGGTCCAGGGCCACGTCTAGTTTATCGACGGCATTTTTGGCATTTTGCCGGTTCAGGATGTTTGTCGACCGGATTCCCAGGGTACTTGAGTCCATCTTGCCGATATTGACGGTCAACCGGTCATTGATGGAGGTATAGATACCCACATGGAACTTGAAGGTCCCGTGGGACCCGTCCAGAAGTCTCATTCCGTTAAAGTCCGTCACTTTTGCAATACGGGTGACTTCGGAATTCAGATGCTGGTACTCCTGGTTCAGAACCTTCAGATCCTTTTCGGAGTATGTGCTGTTGGCAGCCTGAATGGCCAGCTGTCGCATCTTGAGAAGGATCGTGTTGTCGGTCTGCAAGGCACCGTTGGCTGTCTGAAGAAGATGGGCACCGTCATTGGCATTCCGGATGGCAGCGTTGTAGCTCATCATCTGAGCCCCCATCCGCTGGGAAATGGCATATCCGGCCGGATCGTCCGCCGGAGAATTGACCCTGTATCCGGAAGACAGACGGCCAATATGCTTGTTCAGCGCTTCCTGCGTCCGGTTCAGGTTGTACTGGGCGTTCATCGACGCAATGTTGTCATTGATGATCAAACCACTCATGATTCCCTCCTTGGGGTTAAAACCGGTCCAATCCTTGGACCGTCACTTCACTCTGTGACAGGGAGCGCTTCGAGCTCTCCTTTCCTGGCGCCCGGGTGAGAATGGAGAAAGGGGCCCATTCCATTGTCCCTTCCTTCAGGTTCCTTATCGGAACCCGTCCGCAAAAACTTTAATGGTTCTCCTGGGTCTCCAGAAGGGGGAACCGGAGCCAGTCTTCATTGTCGAACAGAAGAACCTGACGACCTGCCCGGTCCGGGAACCGGATCACAAGAGGTCCCTGAAGATTGGCCGTCATGGAGTCCGTCGACAGCATGGTCACGATGACGAGAGAGAGAATGTCCCTTCCCTGAAAAAACGGATCATGGAGCGCTGCCAGAACTTTCTCCCGGTAGCCGGAAACAAGGTTTTCGGGATCCATGACCACAAAGGCCAGAGCCGGATCATCCAACGATTGCAACCAGTAAAAGACATTTGGCTCGGCGGTTTCCAGGAGATAAAACTGATAGGCGTGGGGAAATCCGGGCAGTCCTTCGTGAAAATGAAGAATTTTTTCAGGGTCGACGGGGATTTTTCCAAATCGGGTCGTTTGAAAAGAGTTCACTTTTTCATCCCCCCGTTTCCGGATTCGTTCCTCTTCTGAGGCTGACCTCCCGGAGAAGAAAATTTCCGGACAAGGATTTCCATTTGATCCGGCGTCACTGTTGTCGCTTTTTTGTTTTCTTCCATAATTTTCTCCCACACTTCGTCCCGGTGGATGGAAAGATCATGAGGGGCTTCGATCCCCAAACGCACCTGGGAACCCTTGACCTCGAGCACGACGATCCGGATATTGTCGCCCACCTTGATGCCTTCTCCGGTTTTTCTCGTCAGGATTAAAATGGCAGACCTCCTTGTCCTCTGCTTGTCAGGAAAAAAGAACGTTTTGCGTGTTGCGGAGAATGTCCCTCGACGCTTTCGTGGAAAGAGCGAGAAAATTCTGGTTCAGAGCCAGTTTGGAGACAGCCTTCGGAACATCGACATCTTCGTTCTGGCTTTTCAGGGTTTTCTGGCTGATCGTATATTTTTCAAGACGGTCGACCGTGGTGCGAATTGCTCTTTCACGGGTCCCGAGGACGGCCGCCCTTTCGGTAACGGAATGAATGGTCCGGTCAAGCTCATCAATGGAACGCGTGATCTGTGGCTGGTCGTTGGACAGAAGACCGAGAAGGAATCGGCGCATGACAGGGAGAGGCTTGTTTCCAAAAGGATCTGCCGCACTGTCTCCCAGAATCCTGTCTCCTGCCTCGGTCACCGGCATCAGACCCGCCTCCCGCTGACGGGGAGAAAATCCCTGCTGTACAGTCTCGGACCGGTGATTGCCCAGGTAGGCGACGGAACCGGGGTTCAGTTTCGGATCGGTAAAATGGAAAGGCGGGCGGGTCACGTTTGTCCCGGAAAACAGATACTGCTCCCCGGCCTTTGTATTTGCGAGCGAAACGACCTGCTCGAGAGTTCTCTCCAGTTCCTGTGCACCGACGCGACGATCCTCTGCCGTCATCGTATCGTTGGCCATCCGGATGGCCAACCCCTTTGCCCGAATCAAAAGTGTTCCCACCTGATCCAGGATGCTCTCCATCAACTTCAGGCGATTGGCTCCCTCCCGCGCGTTTTCGATGATCCGGCGGGTGACCGACAAATTGCGATTGATCCGGAGAGACTCTCCCATCCGTCCGGGAGCGTCTCCGGGAGTCTCAAACTGTTTTCCGGAAGAAATCTGGCGGTCGACGTCGTAAAGGTTGTCGATGGCCTGATCGTGGGAAGCAATCACCTCCCGGTTTGTCATGAGACCGGTGACGCGAATCATCGTTCAACCCTCCGAAGAGTGGGTCTCATCAGGATGACATGTTCGGCAGACGGACGAGGGTGTCCAGAAGCCGGTTTGTCATGTGAATGAGATTGGCCGATGCCTGATAGGCTTTCTCGTACTGAATGATTCGGGCGGACTCTCCGGCGATGGAGACCCCGGAAATGGTCATTCTCTGGTTTTCAAGACCTTTCTGGATCAGGCTCTGAGCGACATAGTGGTCACGGGCATTCCGGGCCCATGCTCCCACCGTCGAAACGCTGGTGGCGAAAAAATCGTGCAGGCTGACCGGCTTCTCCCCTCCGGAAAAATGCAACCGGTCCTGCAAAAGACCGAACAGAAGGTGTGCATTCTTGTTGTCGCCCTGATTATGACCTTCCCGGACAGGAAACTGACCGGCCGCCAGATCTTCCGGATCGAGAGCATTCACTTGCATCGACAGGGCGGCCCCCCGGGTGTCATTTCCGCCGGAAACCCGCACGTGGGCCTCTTCGTTTTTCCCGACACCGCTCACCCGGATGAGGTATCCCGACACACGGACCGTCCCGGTCCCCTGAGACAACGATTCTTTCCGGAGGATTTTCCCCGAAGAGTCCCGGACCACAATCGTGCTCCGGGAAACAGTCACGTCAACGGGACTATTCGCCTCATCCGGATTCACCGCATTCGCGGTCAGGGTTACACCGGGAGGGAGACTTCCCTGCGCTTCAACGGTTGTCGTTGGCAAGAAAAAATTCTGGTTCGTTTTTCCGTTGAGCCCATAGCCCTGGACATGGAGCGCGTTGACATGATTGATGAGACCGTGCGCCAGAGAATCCAGATGTTCTTCCAGAAGAGGGACTTTCTTGTCCCGGACGTCGAGATATCCTCCGATCTTCCCTCCGTGAATACGGTCCGTGATATCGATGGGTGGCCCCGAGTGACCGGGAGGGTGAATCAGAATCCGAAAACCGTTTCGGGACGAATCAAAAACCGCTTCCAGACGTCCGCTGTCGATATCGGTAATGGCAGCCTGCCCTCCCAGATGCAAGGTGATGGCTCCATTTTTGTCCGTGAAAAAATGCGCATTCGTGAGGGTCGAAATTTGCACCATCAGCTGCTGGCGCTGATCGATCAGGGTATTGGGGGATTCCCCTCCCGCTTCGGCCCGCAGGATTTCCCGGTTCAGGTGCGCGATCTTCGAGAGATCCGCGTTTACTGTCGAGACGGAGGAGGTCAAAAGTTCTCCCAGACGATTGCGGGTCTGGCTGTAGAGGCTCGCCATCTGGTGGAAGTCTTCGGCCAGATTTTTGCCATATGTGATCAGCGTTGCGCGCGCGGACCGGTCGAGAGGGTGGTTTGCGACAACTTCCCACGTCGACAGATAGCGGCTGATGTCTTTCGACAGCCCCTGATTCTGGGCATGGGTGAAGTAGGTATCCAGTTCGGAGAGGGACAGGCGGGAGGACTCCCAAAAACCCATGCGCGTTTTCTGACGGATCATCTGTGCGTCGAGGAACGAGTTGACGACTCGACGGATTCCTGTCGCACGGACTCCGTTTCCGACCATTCCGGGAGACCCGTGGTTCGGCTGGGACTGGTCAAACTGGACATTCTCCACCGTGTAGCCGGGGGTGTTGACGTTCGAGATATTCTGTCCGGCCGTGGACAGTCCGGCCTCGTTTGCCTCGATCCCCGATTTTCCGATGTTCAGGATACCCAGCACTCCAGACATGTCTACCTCCGGGTGGAAACCAGCGCCGGCGATCCCAGAGTCATTCCCAGATCCCCCCGGGCGCCATACGTTTCAAAATCGCCCTCGGATTGCCGAAGGGCTTTCAGGAAGCCGGCCACCGTCTGGGCGGATTCCCGGGCAATCACAAGATTGACGCTGGCGATTTCCGAGAGATGAAGAAGGCCTGCCTTCAACTCAGAAAGAGAGGGTGCGTTCTCCGGAAGAGGAACAAGAGATTCCCGGGACCCCTCAAAGAGGGAGCCCAGACCGGATCTTGCGAGAAGATCGCTCAACCGGTCCGACGCCAGCATCTTCCGGGACAGAATCTCTTCCAGGTCCTCCGGAGGACCTGAAAGAAGAAGGTCCTGCTCTTTCTGCAGGATTTCCGTCAGGAGACGAACATGATCGAGCAATGTCGGCAAAAGGGATGCAAGAGAAGAATCCTGAGGAGAGGAAACCCGTTCAGGGGGATTGGAATCCGGCTGGTCCTGGCTCATGGGGTGCCCTTCCGGGTGACGGAACGGCTGCTCCGATCTTCAGGATTCCCCCTTACGGCTCCGGGCTTCCTCCACGGCCGTCTCCACCATTTTTCGAAGAATTTCTCTGGCTGGAACATGATATTCACCCCGATTGACCCGATTTTTGATCTCCATGACTTTTTCGGACCGGATATCCGGTTCCTGCCGGATCAGATCACGAAGATGCGCAATCTGTTTCGCCGGACCGGAAATCACCAGGACATCGGTCTTTCCGGTTCCCGTCGGAGAAGCTGTGTCCGGGGTTTTTCCGGAAGATTCCGTCTTACGCGCCCGGTCCTTCCGGGTAATCTCTTCCGGTCGGACGTTTCCTGACTGACTTGACCCTGTCGGTCCGATTCCGCTTCCCTGATCCGCCATCCTTCTCTCCTTCCGCTTTCAAACCTGTCTCATCCACTTTATCGGTGGATCTGACAAAAACTTTAGAACAGGGCGGAACCCGGATCAACGAGAGATGGACCAGAAAAGCCGAAACCCTTTTATGGAATCAGCTTGACGGCAGCCTGTGGAATCTGGTTGGCCTGGGAGAGAACGGCCGTGCTGGACTGCTGCAGAATCCGGTTTTTAACGAAATTTGCTGTTTCACTCGCAAAGTTCACATCCTTGATCTGGCTCTTCGAAGCTTGCACATTGACCAGAGCCGTGTTCAGGTTCCGGATGGTCCAGGTCATTCTCTCCTGGAACGCACCCAGGGTTCCCTGAATCGTGTTGAGTTCCGCCATGGCCCCATCGATGGCAGAGATCGCGGAAATCGCCATGGATTCGTTCATAATGGAGGTCGCACCGAGGCTCATGACCAGAACAGAGTTCTGATAGATCCCCAAAACGTCCGTACTGATGGAGGGAATACTGACGACCAGACGATTGGTGTCATCGGTTCCGGAGTCAATCTGGAACACCATTCCGTTCATCATGCTCCCATCCAGGACTTTGCGGCCATTGAAGTTTGTCACCAGAGCGATACGGTTGATTTCGCTCATCAGATGCTGATATTCGTTCTGCAACACGGAGAGATCTTCGGGAGCATATGTCGAGTTTGCCGCCTGGATCGCCAACTGACGCATCTTGACAAGGATGTCGTTGTCCGTGAGCAATGCACCGTTCGTCGTCTGAATAAGACCGGCTCCGTCATGGGCGTTCCGGATCGCCTGCTGCACGGATTTGACATAGGAATTCATCACCTGCCCGATCGCATACCCTGCCGGGTCATCGGCCGGTGTGTTGACCCTGTAACCGCTGGACAGTCTGTTGATGGAACGGTTCAATCGGTCCTGGGTGGCGTTCAGATTATATTGAGCACCCAGACTGGCCGTATTTGTGTTGATTACCAATCCGCTCATTTTCTTCCTCCATGATTTTGCCTTTTCAATCAGGCTTCTGTGTCCAGGTTCCCGGGGTCTCCGATCCGAAACGGTTCCTCCGGAGGAAGAACATCCCTGTTTAAATCCTTCCGGAACTGCTCGTTGATCTCGCGGGACAGCCCCAGGCCCCCGGCCCGGGACATTTCTTTTGCCAATTCTTTCTGGTACATCTCCTGAGCCACGTCCATTCCGGTCGACGTTGGCATCATTCCCCCCTTTGGAACGGTCTTCCACATCTCCTTCACAAGAATCCCGATCATCATTTCTTCAAACAGCCGGGACGCTTTTTCAAACTTTTTTTCTCCACCGGCCTGATCGGAGCCGACCCGGGAAGAAACGGCGCCCCTTTCGTTTTCTGTCCCGGATATCTTCATCCCGCGACACGAATCCGGGCCTTCAGGGCACCCGACTCCTTCAGGGCTTCCAGAATCGCAATCAGATCTGGCGTCCGGGTTCCCAGAAGATTGAGTGCCCGGACGACCTGCCGCAGAGAAACCGACCGGTCCACAAGACGCAAGGGTTCCCCGGGAGAGGGCTTTCCGGGTGCTCCTGTACCGACCTGGACGGTCAGGTCTTTCTGGGAAACCGCACATGGCAGTACGGACACATCCCGGCTGATGACAATCGTTCCGGTCTGCTGATTGACGACCACCAGCGGCTCCGAATCGGGAGTGACGCGCAAGTTCAAAACCCCGGCCATAAATCCGACAACATTGTCCTGGTCGGTCGCGGGAATGTTGACCGTGATGGTCCCTGCATCCGATGCAACAGCCAGTCGGGACTGGAAGTGGGCATTAATCGCCCGCACAATTCGAGAAGCCGTTGTAAAAGAGGAGTGGTTCAGGTTGATCCAGAGATGCTTTCTTCCGTTATAGACAATGGGGAGACCCCGGACCACCAGTCCACCATCGCTAACGCCACCTGTCGTTCGCCTTCCGCCCAGGGGTTCTTTTTTGTCTTTCGGAAATCCGACCCGTTCCGCCCGGTCTGTGTTGACCGGCCCCTGGGCAGTCGCATAGACTTTTCCGTCCGGACCTTTCAAGGCCGCCAGAAGAAGGGTGCCTCCCTCCAGGCTTGTGGCATCTCCGATGGAGGCGACATGGACGCTCATCCGGCTCCCCACTCTCAGAAACGGGATCAGCCTCCCTGTCACAACAACGGCAGCAATATTGTGCCCCCGGATCTTCTGATCGAGGTCACGGGTATGGACCCCCAGGCGCGAAAGCGCCGATTCAAGAGTCCTCCGGGTAAAAGGTGTCATTTTGGTGTCTCCCGTTCCCGGCAGACCCACGACAAGTCCATAGCCGACAAGAGGGTTGTCCGTCACGCCTTCCACATGGGCAATATCCTCGATCCGTTCCGCCCGGACATCCGCCGGCGAGGAAAAACATCCCAGCACGAGAAAAGCAAGTACGCACATTGCATAGATGTTCATGACCCCCCTCCTCCCTGGATGGGCGGTGGTCCCGAAGACGTTTTCGGAGGCTGTCCCACGCTCTTTCCCTTCGGAAGACCGTTTGAGGAAGGTCCCGGCACGCTGGCAGGAAGCGGATTCAGGGCTTTCTGAAAACGCTTTTTCTGTCCTCCTTGCTCATGGTCATATCGATAGCGCGCCATCGAAAGTTTCCGGACAGGAATGGTGTTGTCGTATCCGATGTCTTCGCGACGGATTCTTCCTTCCAGGATCCATCGACGGACTTCGTTCTTCCTCCGGACGGTCCGGTGGGCGAAGACCACCAGCTCGTCCGGAGGAGCTTCCCGAACAACGACCGCTCCCATCAGCGTTTCATGATCCTGGGGGAATCCCGGGAGTCCATTTTTCTTCGGAATTTTGATCCAGACCGTTTCTCCGCGAAATTTGGCGTTCTGGTCGGAGGCGAGGTCGGCCATCCCGTCAGGCCGATAAAGGGACCCGTCAAAATATTGCTGGACCGGGTGCGGAGGAAGGCGTCGTGGTGCCTGGTCTGAGACGACAGGATAGTGGGCTTTCACAGCGGGAGCGCATCCCGACAGAAAAATGAAAACCAAAAGGAGGCCGACAGGGCTATTCCGCCGCATGGTCCGCTCCTTTCAGGCGAATCCGGACGCGATCCGGACCAGTGACTGTCGCCTGGACGCGTGAACCGGACATCGGATTGAAAACGGCAATCTGATCGCCGTTCCTTCCGCTTTCCTGGGCAATCCCCGGAAGGGAGATGACAAATCCTGTCCCCACGGCCTGAATCCGGACCGTATCGCCGGAGCGAACTCCCTCTTCCTCCTCCAGAGACTTCATTCCATTCTTCCGTTTCGAAAAGGGTCTTCCGGAAGAGCGGAACCGATGACCGATCCGAACGGTAAAATAGAACATCTCCTGGACAACATTCTCTCTTTTGACCAGCAGCGCCAGATGGGTATCGCTGCCGTCCCGACCTTCCACCTGGAGAGTGCCACGCACATCCCTGGAATCCGGGACCGGAAACGACGCGGGAAGATGATGATAGGACAATGTGCCCTCCGGAACTCCCAACAACCGGGAAACCTGCCTATCAAGGACGGCTTTGTCCACCCGGACAGAGGAGTCTCCCCTGGCCACCAGAATCTCTTTTCCCGCTTCCGCCCGGGATGCGGACAAAGCATTCCCGGACAAGAGCCAAAAGAGTCCGATCACCCACAAAAACCGGGACAGGAGCATTCCAGGTCCCATAGGTCGCCCTCCTACAAGGTCGCCGTATATCCAAGCATCCGGTTGACAGTGCGGATGCCCGTGGCATCCATCTGATAGGCTCTTTGTCCAATGACCATGTTGACAAGTTCTTCAGCAACATTGACATTGGAGGCTTCCAGAAAACCCGACTGGAGGCGGCCGGTTCCATTGGTTCCTGGATTGGAGAGCTGGGGCTGTCCGGAGGCGGCTGTTTCCATAAAGAGGTTGTTGCCACGACTTTCAAGGCCTGCCGGATTGACGAACTGGGAAAGGACCAGCTGACCCACCCGAACCGGCTGAACCTGTCCCGGCAACATCACCGACACCTCTCCGGCAGGAGAAACGTTGACGGATTTCGCATTCGGAGGGACGGTGATCGGTGGGTTTGTCGGCAACCCGTCCTGCGTGACAAGACGGCCCTGACCGTCAATGCTGAATGTGCCGTCTCTGGTATAAGCGGTCCGTCCGTCCGGAAGGGAGATCTGAAAGAAACCATTTCCCTGAATCGCCAGATCCAGCGGATTGTTTGTCTGACGGAACGACCCCTGCAAAAAGATTTTCTGGACACTGCCGGACCGGACACCAAGCCCGACCTGCATACCGGTTGGACTCTGATTTCCCAGGAGAGACTGGGCTTCACCGGGAGGAACAAGCGTCTGATACATCAGATCCTGAAAATTCGCCCGCTGTCTCTTGAACCCTGTCGTATTGACATTGGCAAGATTGTTGGTGATCACGTCGAGGCTGGTCTGTTGTGCTTCCATTCCCGAAGCCGCGTTCCAGAGAGATCTGAACATCCTTTGTCCTTTCCCTGAGAGGTCAGGCAATCACCGAAATATCGTTGACCGTTCGGCGTGTCAGCTCATTGAGTGTCTGAAGAGCCTTCAGATGGGTTTCAAACGATCGCATGGCCTCGATCATACGGACCATTTCAAACGTTCCATTGACATTGGAGCTCTCGAAACCGCCTGCGAGGACATCGGGGTCGGCCACCGGGGCGGTTTTTCCATCCGCCATGAACAGTCCGTCCCCAACTTTGGCAAGATGTCCGGTTCCATTTTCCGGAACGACAACCGCCAGTCTTCCCATGACGCGATTTCCTTTCAGAACGGTCCCGTCCGCCTTCACACGAACCCCTCCCGGAACGGACTCGGGAAGACGGATATTTTTCCCATCCTCTCCAAGCACCCCGTACCCTTCGTGCGTCACAAGACGACCTCCGCGGTCCAGGGTAAATCGACCGTTCCGGCTTAATACTTCCCCCCGGGGAGTCAGAATCCGAAAAAATCCTTCTCCCTTGATGGCGACATCCAGAGGGTTTCCCGTCGACCGAAAGCTTCCCTGGGCATAACCCACATGAATCCCATCCACACCGGCATGCGGCACATCTTTTCCAGCCATTCCCCAGGGGGTCGGGAACTCTCCCCAGGGCGTCATCCGGAAACCGGGCTGATCGGAAGGCGTCTTGTGCAGCCATTCCCGATGGGGAAGATAGGTCCGGAACGTGACACGATCCCTCTTGAAACCCGGGGTGTTCACATTGGCCAGATTATTGGTCAGCACATCCATCAGCTGTTCCTGTGCCTGCGCTCCGGAAACCAGTGCAAATTCGGCTTGTCGCATCGCTCTCCTCCATGAAACTTCACGACAGGAAAGCAAACCCCATGCCATTCATAAAAGGAAAAAGAAAATTATTTTTTACAAGACCTAAAGAGGGAAAAGAAACGGAGAGTTGTGTTGGGCTGGAATTTTTTTCCGTGACGGACGGAAATATTTTCCGTGGAGAAAAGTTGCTCTTTCAGAATCCGTCATTTTCCTGACGAAGGGAAATTTCAGTCCTGTCAAGGGTTCGACAGACTTCGGCCAGTCCACAAAAAACCGGAAAGGACACAAAATACGCTTATTCGCGTGTAAAATTCGGGGATAAATGGGGATCCGCGCCCACCACATTGACGAGAGAACCAACCCCCTCAAGGGAGACTGAGACCCTGTCCATGGGAGAAAGCGGACCAACGCCCGACGGAGTTCCGGTCAGAATGACGTCCCCCGGTTCGAGTGTCATCACCTGGCTGATGAAGGAGACAAGGGTCAGGGGGTCGAAGATCATGTCTGAAGCACGGGCTTCCTGGCGGACAACACCATTGACTTCCGTCCTGAGTCTGCGATCGTCGGGAAGCGCTCCGGTCAGGATGACCGGGCCCAGAGGACAAAACGTGTCAAAACTTTTTGCGCGGGTGTATTGAACGTCCTTTTTCTGCAAATCTCTCGCCGTCACATCGTTGGCACACGTAATCCCGTAAACGAAGAGAGGAACTTCCTCCGGAGAGATCCCGGAGGCTTTCTTTCCCATGACAAGGGCAATTTCTCCTTCGAAATCGACTCTCCTGGACATCCGGGGAAGACGGATTTCCCCGTTCGGAGGCAACAGGGCCGAAGTCGCCTTCATAAAGAGGAGAGGTTCTTCCGGCAAGGGCTTTCCCATCTCATTTCCGTGTGCCCTGTAGTTCAGTCCGACAGCAATAATTTTTCCCGGAGTCACCGGCGGGTGAAGACGGACATCCAACAGGGAAAAAGAACCATGCCCCGGACCTGAAAGCGGATGAAGACGGGACCCGTCTTCCGAGAGAACCCCCCAAAACAGGGTCCCATCCTTTTCGAACCTGGCAAGACGAAAACCCGGAGGCATTTCAGGCAGAACCATCATTTTTGTTCGCTCTCCAGTCCCAGGACATCGGTCATGGTATAGACACCCGGAGTCTTCTTTCGGGCCAGAAAAACAGCGGCTTCAACCGCACCCCGCGCAAACGTCTCCCGTGAGGTTGCGCGATGGGTCAGCTCAAGACGTTCTCCCTCACCCAGAAAAAAAACCGTGTGATCCCCCACCACATCCCCGCCCCTCAAGGCCATGATTCCGATAGAGTCTTGCGGACGCACTCCCGTCATGCCTTCCCGATGATATGTCCCGACATCCCCCAGTCTTTTTCCGCGCGCTGAAGCGAGGGACTCTCCCAGAAAAAGAGCTGTTCCGCTGGGAGCATCCTTCTTCATGCGATGATGCGTTTCGACAATTTCGGCATCATACGAAGGAAGCTTTTCCGCTGCAATTTTGACCAGGTAGGAAAGCAGGTGTATCCCCAGGCTCATGTTTGGAGAGAGGATCAGGGGAATCCGTTCCCCGGCCTGATAGATCCTTTCTTTTTCTTTTGCGGAAAAACCGGTTGTTCCGATCACCAGGGGACGACCCGAACGTGAAAAAGCCTCGACGGTCTCAAGGGCCGAAGAAACCTCCGAGAAATCAATGCCAACATCCGACTTTCCCAGGGCGTCTTCCAGAGAGGATGTGTACACCCCGTCGCCAAAGAGGACCGGTTTTCCGTTCATCGGATCATTCGCTTCAACAATGGCGGCCGAAAGGGTTGTTCCGGGATTTTTCTCCAAAACTTCCTGGATCGCTTTTCCCATGCGTCCGGCGGCTCCAACAAGAGCCACCCTCAACACAGAACTCACGAAAGCCCCTTTCCCAGAAGGCCCATGGTTTTCAGGACGTCTTCCAGTTTTCGGCGGGGTCCTTCAGACATGGGAACGAGAGGCAGACGCATATCGGGGGCGATCATTCCTGCCAATCCCATTGCAGTCTTGATCGGAATGGGATTCGTTTCAAGTCCGAGCGCCCGGTGAAGAGGAACAAGCGCC
The sequence above is drawn from the Leptospirillum ferriphilum ML-04 genome and encodes:
- the dapB gene encoding 4-hydroxy-tetrahydrodipicolinate reductase translates to MSSVLRVALVGAAGRMGKAIQEVLEKNPGTTLSAAIVEANDPMNGKPVLFGDGVYTSSLEDALGKSDVGIDFSEVSSALETVEAFSRSGRPLVIGTTGFSAKEKERIYQAGERIPLILSPNMSLGIHLLSYLVKIAAEKLPSYDAEIVETHHRMKKDAPSGTALFLGESLASARGKRLGDVGTYHREGMTGVRPQDSIGIMALRGGDVVGDHTVFFLGEGERLELTHRATSRETFARGAVEAAVFLARKKTPGVYTMTDVLGLESEQK
- a CDS encoding flagellar hook-basal body protein; translation: MRQAEFALVSGAQAQEQLMDVLTNNLANVNTPGFKRDRVTFRTYLPHREWLHKTPSDQPGFRMTPWGEFPTPWGMAGKDVPHAGVDGIHVGYAQGSFRSTGNPLDVAIKGEGFFRILTPRGEVLSRNGRFTLDRGGRLVTHEGYGVLGEDGKNIRLPESVPGGVRVKADGTVLKGNRVMGRLAVVVPENGTGHLAKVGDGLFMADGKTAPVADPDVLAGGFESSNVNGTFEMVRMIEAMRSFETHLKALQTLNELTRRTVNDISVIA
- a CDS encoding fumarylacetoacetate hydrolase family protein; this encodes MMVLPEMPPGFRLARFEKDGTLFWGVLSEDGSRLHPLSGPGHGSFSLLDVRLHPPVTPGKIIAVGLNYRAHGNEMGKPLPEEPLLFMKATSALLPPNGEIRLPRMSRRVDFEGEIALVMGKKASGISPEEVPLFVYGITCANDVTARDLQKKDVQYTRAKSFDTFCPLGPVILTGALPDDRRLRTEVNGVVRQEARASDMIFDPLTLVSFISQVMTLEPGDVILTGTPSGVGPLSPMDRVSVSLEGVGSLVNVVGADPHLSPNFTRE
- the flgG gene encoding flagellar basal-body rod protein FlgG — protein: MFRSLWNAASGMEAQQTSLDVITNNLANVNTTGFKRQRANFQDLMYQTLVPPGEAQSLLGNQSPTGMQVGLGVRSGSVQKIFLQGSFRQTNNPLDLAIQGNGFFQISLPDGRTAYTRDGTFSIDGQGRLVTQDGLPTNPPITVPPNAKSVNVSPAGEVSVMLPGQVQPVRVGQLVLSQFVNPAGLESRGNNLFMETAASGQPQLSNPGTNGTGRLQSGFLEASNVNVAEELVNMVIGQRAYQMDATGIRTVNRMLGYTATL
- a CDS encoding flagella basal body P-ring formation protein FlgA, which translates into the protein MGPGMLLSRFLWVIGLFWLLSGNALSASRAEAGKEILVARGDSSVRVDKAVLDRQVSRLLGVPEGTLSYHHLPASFPVPDSRDVRGTLQVEGRDGSDTHLALLVKRENVVQEMFYFTVRIGHRFRSSGRPFSKRKNGMKSLEEEEGVRSGDTVRIQAVGTGFVISLPGIAQESGRNGDQIAVFNPMSGSRVQATVTGPDRVRIRLKGADHAAE